One genomic segment of Ictalurus punctatus breed USDA103 chromosome 4, Coco_2.0, whole genome shotgun sequence includes these proteins:
- the LOC108264014 gene encoding C-X-C chemokine receptor type 5 isoform X2: protein MSNITEHIIFEFTDENITVNVTHDQFTCDTEEKTLLLYHTVFQPLVYSMVFMLGLSGNGLLLMVLLQRRAHLRMTDIYLLHLALADLLLLFTLPFAVTQVLTGWVFGNFLCKLVGLLNRLNLVCGSLLLAGIGFDRYLAIVHVVSSLQTRRPQTVHLICALLWLFCLALSMPNIIFLSVEPRRNDHTWLQCHFNNYGIHAYNWLLVSRLLTHFLCFLLPLVIMGYCYTAVVFTLYHSQQSLEKQGAIRLAMVVTLIFCLCWLPYNITLFVDTLVRLEILSQKTCQTRNALALGLMVTESIGFIHCCLNPILYAFVGVRFRNDLLRLLPKYLRVCGPMLCARCFRKVSVSAMATTTSTSQYI from the exons ATGAGTAACATAACAGAGCATATTATTTTTGAG TTTACCGATGAAAATATCACAGTGAATGTAACCCATGACCAGTTCACCTGTGACACTGAAGAAAAAACCCTGCTCCTGTACCATACTGTGTTCCAGCCACTAGTCTACAGCATGGTGTTTATGTTGGGCCTCTCAGGAAATGGCCTCCTTCTGATGGTCCTGCTGCAGCGTCGTGCTCACCTTCGCATGACTGACATCTACCTACTGCATCTGGCCCTGGCTGATCTGCTCCTGCTCTTTACCTTACCTTTTGCAGTGACCCAGGTGCTAACTGGTTGGGTCTTTGGGAACTTCCTGTGCAAGCTTGTAGGCCTGTTAAACCGCCTAAATCTGGTGTGTGGGAGTCTTCTCCTTGCAGGCATTGGTTTTGATCGCTACCTCGCCATTGTTCATGTTGTCTCCAGCCTCCAGACCCGTCGGCCCCAAACAGTTCACCTCATCTGTGCTCTGCTCTGGCTATTttgtcttgctctctctatGCCCAACATAATATTTCTTTCTGTGGAACCCAGAAGGAATGACCATACATGGCTACAGTGTCACTTCAACAACTATGGCATCCATGCTTACAACTGGTTACTCGTTAGTCGGTTGCTGACACACTTCTTGTGCTTCCTCCTGCCCTTAGTCATCATGGGTTACTGCTACACCGCTGTGGTTTTCACACTGTACCACAGTCAACAGAGCCTGGAGAAGCAGGGGGCTATTCGTCTGGCTATGGTGGTAACCCTGATTTTCTGCTTGTGCTGGCTACCCTATAATATAACACTTTTTGTGGACACCCTTGTGAGGCTAGAGATCCTATCTCAGAAAACCTGCCAGACTCGCAATGCACTGGCTCTGGGTTTGATGGTGACTGAGAGCATTGGTTTTATTCACTGCTGCCTTAATCCAATCCTTTATGCCTTTGTAGGTGTGCGTTTCCGGAATGATCTTCTGAGATTGCTGCCAAAATATTTACGTGTCTGTGGGCCCATGCTATGTGCCAGATGCTTCAGAAAGGTATCTGTCTCAGCCATGGCTACCACCACCTCCACTAGCCAATATATATGA
- the LOC108264014 gene encoding probable RNA-directed DNA polymerase from transposon X-element isoform X1 — protein sequence MCLTETWIKPNEYIALNEASPPGYSYVHQPRSTGRGGGVGLIHSKNVVVTQKPKHKFNSFEILYTSIRYVATKNKSIPLIIIYRPPGPYTEFLSEFADFVSNLVVSVDKALIIGDFNIHFDNLEDPLKLGVVSILDSVGINQNVIGPTHNGGHTLDLILTYGLSIENIIIFPQSEVVSDHYLISFIIRIDHNISTSPRYRIKRTYTSATAPSFINNLAETSIRFGSPSDHTELDQATESLESTLRYTLYRVAPLKRKLIREKKLAPWYNDQTRTLKQTTRQLERKWRQTKLVIFQTAWKESLLKYRKSLGDARKIYFSTLIGDNKNNSRFLFNTVAKLTRNKTTTERNTQSLHSSEDFMKFFIDKVENIRREIQAIKLKLDSTVTNPLHDNVAISDQCLECFAPLRETELATLISSANSSTCVLDPVPTCLFKQICPGVIEPLLNIINSSLSTGYVPKSLKLAVIKPLIKKPDLDPSQLSNYRPISNLPFISKILEKVVAKQLCSYLDRNNIHEMYQSGFRPHHSTETALVKVVNDLLLT from the coding sequence atgtgtttaacagaaacttggattaaaccaaacgagtacatagcattaaatgaagccagtcctcctggatacagttatgtacatcagcctcgttcaactggtagaggaggaggtgttggactcatccatagtaaaaatgtagtcgtcacacaaaaacctaagcataaatttaattcttttgaaattctttataccagtatacgttatgtagccacaaaaaataagtcaattcctctaattattatttacagacccccagggccatatactgaatttcttagtgaatttgcagactttgtctcaaacctggttgtgtctgtagataaagcattaatcatcggagactttaatattcattttgataacctggaagaccctctaaaaTTAggggttgtgtccatcttagattcagtagggattaatcagaacgtaatcgggcctactcataatggtggtcacactcttgacctcatactaacatacggactaagtatagaaaatattatcatttttccgcagtctgaagttgtttcagaccattatcttatctcgttcataatacgtattgatcataatatttccacctcgcctcgctaccgcataaaacgtacctacacatcagctactgcaccgagcttcataaataatctcgcagaaacatcaattagatttggatcaccgtcagatcacacagaactcgatcaggcgactgaaagcttggagtcaacactccgctacacgctatatagagtggctccactcaaaaggaaactaattagagaaaaaaaattagcaccctggtataacgatcaaacgcgaaccttaaaacagacaactcgacaattagaacgtaaatggcgtcaaaccaaactggtgatatttcaaacagcatggaaggagagcctactgaaatataggaaatctcttggcgatgctagaaaaatctatttctccactttaataggagacaacaaaaacaattctagattccttttcaacacagtagcaaaattaactaggaataaaaccactacagaaagaaacactcaatcattacatagcagtgaagatttcatgaaatttttcattgataaggttgaaaatattagacgtgaaatacaggccattaaattaaaactggacagtactgtaacaaacccattacatgacaatgtagcaatatcagatcaatgtttagagtgttttgctccgcttagagagaccgaactagctacattaatctcttcagccaattcatcaacttgcgtactagatcccgtacctacatgtttgtttaaacagatttgtccaggagtaattgaaccacttctaaatataatcaattcttccctaagcactggctatgtacctaaatcacttaaattagcagttattaaacccttgattaaaaaacctgatcttgacccgtctcaattgtccaactatagaccaatatcaaatctccccttcatctctaagattttagaaaaggttgtagcaaagcagttatgctcgtacttagacaggaataacattcatgaaatgtatcagtcaggatttagacctcatcatagcacagagacagcgttagttaaagtagtaaatgaccttctactgacttaa